The Vanessa tameamea isolate UH-Manoa-2023 chromosome 2, ilVanTame1 primary haplotype, whole genome shotgun sequence genome has a segment encoding these proteins:
- the LOC113402012 gene encoding glycosaminoglycan xylosylkinase homolog, producing the protein MSMNYAFGFSLFLLVLVALNIFFFYTLNTVGLKSHTFNVPSINIDLTPSVFKEIYDYLNYLPNQYKSINSKFALKQKNLISSFNTTKNDKTESIWSETQNWISEDSLFPHENGAAGKILHAIQTTQIALVDNAPKGTQLKLLLLLEGKQKIFFKPKRYNLNHVVNGNIYAGFDRHNSEVFAYYLAMVLNFKWIAPSIIRRIHLHKDIVPFATMGLKKTMIKNDSGSLCIYGKCFYCRKNETVCPDQNGEIEGAAILYLDKQFKIHKSPWRRSYSNRKMEWEIDNAFCKKVKGSMSTKLLLNLIDVAIFDFLIQNGDRHRFEVYKDQIILLDNGKGLGNPAVDELDILAPLYQCCMISPSTWQKLEMVSGGSLTNTIKQLAALQGQKLATEEHFKAVERRLLKVYATVQYCIGKYSRAKVLKNWLA; encoded by the exons ATGTCGATGAATTATGCTTTTGGATTCTCATTATTCCTGCTTGTTCTCGTagcacttaatatattttttttttacactctTAACACGGTTGGCTTGAAATCTCATACATTTAACGTACCAAGCATAAACATAGACCTAACTCCGAGTGTGTTCAAAGAGATTTATGACTATCTCAATTATTTGCCTAATCAATATAAAAGCATAAATTCCAAGTttgcattaaaacaaaaaaatctcataTCATCATTTAACACCACTAAAAATGACAAAACTGAATCAATATGGAGTGAGActcaaaat tggaTTAGTGAAGATTCATTATTTCCTCATGAAAATGGAGCTGCTGGTAAAATATTACATGCAATACAAACCACACAGATAGCTTTAGTTGATAATGCTCCAAAAGGAACACAGCTTAAACTATTACTTTTACTCGAG ggaaaacagaaaatatttttcaagccTAAACGGTACAATTTAAATCATGTGGTTAATGGTAACATTTATGCTGGTTTTGACCGACACAACTCTGAAGTATTTGCATATTACCTAGCAAtggttttaaactttaaatggaTTGCCCCCTCTATAATTCGACGTATACACCTCCATAAAGATATAGTACCCTTTGCAACTATGGGATTGAAAAAAACTATGATAAAAAAtg ATAGTGGATCATTATGTATATATGGTAAATGTTTTTACTGTAGAAAAAATGAAACTGTTTGTCCTGACCAAAATGGAGAAATTGAAGGTGcagcaattttatatttagacaaacaatttaaaattcataagtcACCCTGGAGACGGTCTTATAGTAATAGAAAAATGGAATGGGAAATTGATAATGCCTTTTGTAA gAAGGTGAAGGGATCGATGAGTACAAAACTATTGCTTAATTTAATAGATGTTGCCATATTTGATTTCTTAATACAAAATGGAGATAGACATCGTTTTGAGGTGTACAAAGATCAAATAATTCTATTAGATAATGGTAAAGGCTTAGGCAATCCGGCAGTAGATGAGTTGGATATTTTAGCACCTCTTTACCAATGTTGTAT GATTTCACCATCTACTTGGCAAAAATTAGAAATGGTTTCTGGTGGTTCTTTGACTAATACGATCAAGCAATTAGCTGCTCTTCAAGGTCAAAAGTTAGCTACAGAAGAACATTTTAAAGCTGTTGAGCGAAGATTGCTTAAAGTTTATGCTACTGTACAATACTGTATTGGCAAATACAGCAGGGCCAAGGTTCTGAAAAACTGGCTGGCATAG